In the genome of Syngnathoides biaculeatus isolate LvHL_M chromosome 14, ASM1980259v1, whole genome shotgun sequence, one region contains:
- the tnfaip6 gene encoding tumor necrosis factor-inducible gene 6 protein has protein sequence MHLLALLWTLSFLLKEAHTWGYRNGIFHNSIWLEQAAGVYHRESRKGRYQLTYREAKAVCKYEGGNLATYEQLEAARQIGFHVCAAGWFDKGRVGYPIVKAGANCGFGKVGIIDYGYRLNKNEKWDVYCYNPSSKECGGVLTDQQRIIQSPGFPEEYQDDQICYWHIRVRLGQRILLHFLEFDVEDDTACLADFLEVYDSYDDVTGFAGRFCGDYLPEDIISTGNVMTLKFRSDASVTAEGFQLQYFAMNASALSQKYTILNDQHSHL, from the exons ATGCATCTTCTGGCTCTCTTATGGACCCTGAGCTTCCTTCTCAAAGAGGCGCACACTTGGGGCTACAGAAACGGCATATTTCACAACTCCATATGGCTGG AACAAGCAGCCGGAGTGTACCACCGAGAGTCACGCAAAGGGAGATACCAGCTGACGTACAGGGAGGCCAAAGCCGTGTGCAAGTACGAGGGAGGGAACCTGGCCACTTATGAGCAACTGGAGGCCGCTCGGCAAATAG GTTTCCATGTGTGCGCTGCAGGATGGTTTGATAAAGGACGCGTCGGCTACCCCATCGTCAAAGCTGGCGCCAACTGTGGCTTCGGAAAGGTTGGCATCATCGACTATGGCTACAGGCTcaacaaaaatgagaaatggGACGTGTACTGCTACAATCCTAGCT CCAAGGAGTGCGGCGGTGTTCTCACTGACCAACAGCGAATTATCCAATCCCCTGGCTTCCCAGAGGAATACCAGGATGACCAGATCTGCTACTGGCACATCCGAGTGCGTTTGGGCCAGAGGATCCTCCTCCACTTTCTGGAGTTTGATGTAGAGGATGACACAGCATGCTTGGCAGACTTCCTGGAAGTTTACGACAGTTACGATGACGTGACCGGCTTTGCTGGAAG ATTTTGTGGTGATTATTTACCCGAAGACATAATCAGCACAG GGAATGTGATGACGCTGAAGTTCCGCTCGGATGCTTCGGTCACTGCTGAGGGCTTCCAGTTACAGTACTTTGCCATGAATGCGTCTGCACTGTCACAGAAGTACACAATTTTAAATGACCAACATTCTCATCTTTAG